The genome window TAGTTTATTTTGAAACCTCGGAAGTGGTTTGCGACTTTCTTTTTTTAGGCGCTTCATTACTCTTTGCGGATTCAGTGTCATCACTTCTTTTGAGTGTTCCCAAACCATTTTGTACAGTAGTAATTATAGATTGTAAGCTGGCTTCTAATTCAGAAAGAACTTGATATGAATAGGCATCAGCATCTTTTAGCATTTGGACTGCTTTCTTGTCCGCAGTTTCAATAATTCGTTGTACTTTTTGTTGCGCTTCTTGAATAATTCGCTCACCTTCTTTTTCAGCTTCTTTGGTTAATTCGCTGTCTTCTACTTTATTGCGAAATTCAGTTTCAGCGGACGAACGAATTTTCCTAGCTTCGTCTAGTGATTGATTAAGTATGTCATCTTTTCTTGCAAGTACTTCTGTGGCCCTGGAAACATCTTCAGGTACAGCCATTCGCAGTTGATCAATGAGTAATAGAGCCTCAGGTGCATCAACTAGGTTCTTTTTAGTTAATGGCATCTTTGATCCAGCAAGAATGATTTCTTCTAATTTATCTATGATCGGTAGAATATCTATGATTTCCTCCTTTCATGAAGTTAACTTCCATTAGCATACTTCATTTTAATAGCATTTGCTACGTGTTCAGACACAAACTCGCTAACATCACCTTTGTATTTTGCAACTTCTTTAATAAGAGTTGAACTTACAAACTGATATTCTAAACTAGTATATAATAACACAGTATCCAAATTTGGTTGTAGTTTTCTGTTCATCATTACCATAGTGGCTTCATAATCTGCGTCGGTTATACTTCTGACACCTCTTATAATAGCTTTGGCATTTATCGATGCGGCGAAATCTACAGATAGTCCTGTATAAGGTTGAATTTCCACGTTACTGAGATTTTTAATTGATTCTGAGAACAACTTAACTCTTTCATCAGTAGTAAACAATAGTGATTTTGCTGGAGTATCAAATACTCCTACGACAACCCTATCAAATAATTCAGAAGCTCTATAAACTAAATCTTCATGACCTTTTGTTACTGGATCAAATGTTCCGTTATATAAAACTGTTACCATAGTAGTGAAGTAAATTATTTTATGTTTTTATAAAAAGAAATTTGGGTATCCCCATATTTCCTTACGTCAAATTTTTCTATATTTAGCAATGTTTCATTTATATTCTCATTTGATCGATGTTCCAATATTATCATACCTTCAGGATTTAGCAATTCTGATTTTTCAATTATGGATAATATTTCTTCTTTGTTTTTATATTCATAAGGTGGGTCAGCAAATATAAAATCATATTTTGAGTTCAATTGTTTTAATATGGAGGTTGCGTTACCTTGAAATACTTTGCATGAATTTTGTAGTTTAAGTTTTTCTAAATTGTTATTGATCATATTGCATAATTGAGGGTCTTTTTCTAAAAAATCTACTGAAGACGCTTTTCTACTGAGAGCTTCGATACCTATTGCGCCACTTCCTGCAAATATGTCTAACAGAGTGGTATTTATAATTAAATCACCTAATGTATTAAATAATGCCATTCTGATTTTTTCAGATGTTGGTCGGATTGTTGAACT of SAR202 cluster bacterium contains these proteins:
- the coaD gene encoding pantetheine-phosphate adenylyltransferase, with the translated sequence MVTVLYNGTFDPVTKGHEDLVYRASELFDRVVVGVFDTPAKSLLFTTDERVKLFSESIKNLSNVEIQPYTGLSVDFAASINAKAIIRGVRSITDADYEATMVMMNRKLQPNLDTVLLYTSLEYQFVSSTLIKEVAKYKGDVSEFVSEHVANAIKMKYANGS
- the rsmD gene encoding 16S rRNA (guanine(966)-N(2))-methyltransferase RsmD — its product is MRITSGIYKGINIILPKSSTIRPTSEKIRMALFNTLGDLIINTTLLDIFAGSGAIGIEALSRKASSVDFLEKDPQLCNMINNNLEKLKLQNSCKVFQGNATSILKQLNSKYDFIFADPPYEYKNKEEILSIIEKSELLNPEGMIILEHRSNENINETLLNIEKFDVRKYGDTQISFYKNIK